In the genome of Cervus elaphus chromosome 5, mCerEla1.1, whole genome shotgun sequence, the window gggtttcTGCATCTTTATTTACAAGTGAGACTGGTCTATAGTTTTTATTCTGGGCTTTGTAAAATGAGTGGGAAAAGGTACTAGGTTGTACCCATGTCCTGGAAGAGTTTATAAggtataaaaatgatataaaaatatcattatattttcagatatttttataatgtttaaattatataaaaaagatataaaaatatctttctgttcttgaaagatctttttaaaagtatctttacttttaaaagtactttaaagTTAAATATGTTccttaaaagttttaaagaactCACATAGAGAAGAGTGGGTCTAGCTTgtttttatggaaatattttgatAACTTTTTCAATTTCTTCCATAATCATCGGACTTTTGAAGCATTCTCCTCCCTCTGGAAAAATTTAGgcaatttctatttttctacaaAGTTGTCTACTTAgtattttgaaattcaaaaataaatttatattcttGGCTACACCCCTTCATTGTTTCTAATTTTGGGGCGTCTTCCCCTGGATTTCTTAATTGGATTTGTCAAACTTCTGTCTCTATCAGGAACCTATAAACTGTATAGTCTTGTGCCAAATCCTGCCTGCTGCCTCTTCTTTGTACATATGTGGCCTAAGAttggcttttacatttttaaaaatcacttatttatttttatttttggctgccctggatcttcgttgctgtgcatggggCTTTCTCCAATTGCAGGGAGAGCAGGGCccactctctagctgcggtgagagGGTTTCTCATTGCGGGCACTTCTCTTGCTGCGGTATGTGGGCTCCAgggtgagggcttcagtagttgtggcccacgggcttagctgctcctcggcctgtggaatcttccaggacctgagattgaacccatgtccccttcactggcaggtggattcttaaccactggaccaccaggggagtttgGTGTTTACATTTGTAAGCGGTTCAAAAGAAAATTCGCATGAAATGAAAAATCGTAAGGAATTCAAATTTCAGGGtccataataaatttttattggagcccAGCCAGGCACACTTATTTGTATACTATTTATCATTGCTTTCACGCTACAAGTGCGGTTGAATGGCTGCAAAAGAGACCATATGGTCTGCAAAGCCCcagatatttactatctggccctttgcagaaaaagCTGGCTAAACCTTGGTCTATAGGACACAAGCTTTGATGACTATATTTCTGAATTCCCTATTTTCTTATGTTATCTTCGTTTCCATAtccttattttgaatatatttgatCCGAGTGGCATATTAAAGTTTCTTTTAACCATGAAGTTTTTGCCAGTTTCTCCTTGTATAGTCACTTTTGTTTTACAGACACAATCTCAATGTTCCTGAGAGCTAAGCTTGATGATATATTTCAGAAAAGTATCCTTTACCAAAATAAAATGCCTCTTTGTTTTACTAGATATCTTACCTTGGGTTCTACTGTTTTACATTAATACCCTGATTTGCTTGTGATTTCTGACATGTCCTGCCCAAACACTTCACGTTGTTTCAAgtgtcacctggagaagggaatggcaacccactccagtattcttgcctggagaatcccatggacagagaagtctggcaggctatagtccatggggtcacaaagagtcggacacaactgagcaactaatactttttgTAAACAGAATATAGTTGGATTTTAATCTTTTTGACCCAACCTAAAAGATTCATTTAATAGAGtttagtccatttatatttaCTGTTATAgactcatttttataattttcctatCTTTTGCTTTGTGaactatttttttgaatgtttttcgTTTCCCTAGAATGAAGGGAAAGGTAAACAACCAATTTTAAATTTACTAGAATAATGTTACCACAGTGTGAAAacgtgtttttaattttaaaaatacagaactgTTCAAAGAAAGCTGTAATCACCCATATTTCCACTTTCAGAATTCATCACTGCTAATTAAGATTTTGGTATTTTTACTTCTAGTGTTGTTTTTTCTATGTATATACATTTCAAGCATAAGTAAGAATAAATCATGCATAAAACACTAGAACCTCACAGATGAAGACAGAGTCACCAATCCTTTTCCGATCACTGCAGGTGACCAGTATTATGGTACATATCTATTTTCCTAGTCCTTTTCAGCCACAGAAGATACAAGTGTTCCTGACTATACATATTCTTCTTACCAAAATTCATTCTTAACAACTTATGAAAAATTTTACCCAAAACTTGCTGTGTAAATAAAAAATTGACTGCAATGCAATATCACGCACAGGGAACAAAAACATTTAGGCTACGATTCTCTGACCATAAAGGGGAGGCCAATGAGGGAGGGTGGATGGAAAACACGTTCGTCTCTCTGGCTTTGCCATCCTGCCTCAAGGATTCAGCCTGAGTTAGTGGTCACCTCTATTGTTTTTCCCAGACAACAGTTTCCATAGTTTTGCAAGCTACTGACATTTGTATCTTTTCTCATATGTTCTACTTAGTATTTTAGAGGCAAGACACAATAGAATCAAAAGGTGGTAGCTTTCTGCTGTATAATCTGGAAGCTCCATATACtattttttatattcagaaaaacaaaacaaaatgaaaacagtattttttaaaatgccagtgAAAGCACCCAAGGGAAAACACGATTCTGGAGAAACACTCAACAGATATATTTTAGAAGGCAGCAATGGCTCAAAGCAGcaaaaggcagagaagaaaatggagactGGCATGCAGTGTGATTCTGTTGTATCATGGGATGAGGCCAGTGCTATTTTGGGATGTTTCCTGTGCTTCAGGATGGGAAATTGAGTCCTGCCCCAAAATATGTCCAATGAAATACCTATACACTGTGTAACTTGGCAGCTGAATTAAAATTagagataaaaaatataaacaaaaggtTGACAGAATTCTGCATTACCTCatgtgagacaaaagagctaagcaTATATAGTTCAGTGAAGCCACATTTAATATCTGCCTATAAATCCTAGGTGTAGATATGACCTCATTCCTCCCCTCCAGAGAGCTAATTAGGAAATTGAGAAAAGTATCGTGAGCTGATTGAATTGAAACACACTGTTAAAATGGAGATCAAACAGAAATGTTGGAAACACCATTTCTTTGCTAATAATAGTATCTGTTGTCAGTACAATCGTATTAGAGGTGGCACTCAGGATGCTGGGCACAGGTACCCTCCCCATCTGCCTTAACAGCCTTATCTCCAGGGTCTAATTCAGGAAAACAGGGCTAGCCTGGTCTGTGTCTAGCAATGGCCCTGAGACCAAAGGCAGCTCAAACATAGATATGGTAATCCATGTTTGATTAGAAATAGTCATACAGCCCACTATAACAGTATTACATGAAAAGCTGTGCTGGGCCAGATTCCTCTCTTGgaaatttaaaacagaagaatGGAGGGGAAAATCTGTCAGGTGAAAAGAGAAGAGACAAGAATAGCTGTGTCACAGGAATAAGTTAAGATTCTGATACTTTAATTACAGACCCTGCTCTGTCTGCAGTCTTGTTTGTCGTGATTGTTTTGTCCAGATTGTTTGAGCTTTCCTTCGCAATAAAAGATTAACAGtgtaggatttccctggtggtccagtggttaaggatctgcctgcagatgcagaagacatgggtttgatctctgatccaagaagattccacatgctgcagggcaattaAGCCTGCGTACCACCCCTACTGAGCCCTcgtgccaaaactactgaagcctaggcaccccagagcccatgctctgcaagaacCACTGTACTGAAAGGCCTCTGCACCACACctagaggagcccctgctcaccacaactagagaaagcccgtgcacagcaatgaagacccagcactgctgctgctgctgctaagttgcctcagtcgtgtccgactctgtgcgaccccatagacgacagcccaccaggctcccccgtccctgggattctccaggcaaaaacactggagtgggttgccatttccttctccagtgcatgaaagtgaaagtgaagtcgctcagtcgtgtctgactcttagtgaccccatggactgcagcctaccaggctcctccgtccacgggattttccaagcaagaggactggagtgggttgccattgccttctccaagacccagcacaaccataaataaataaaatttgaaataaatttaaaacaaaattttaacaaaaacaaagttaaaacaaaaattaacagtgTAACTGTTGGGGGGGATaagatttttaactttatttttacaaataagcACATCAGCTTCACAACTCTGTAAAGTTAGGTGAGATTAAactacccattttacagatgagaaagctgaggcagaGTAGGATCAAAGTAATTTAAAGTCACAGAGCTTCTCAATGGCATAAGCATAAGACAGCTGTGTCTTCCCTTAAATCACTGATTTGACTACTGTTCTCCTTTACAGTTCTTTCTCCCCTGTAAATGTTAGCTCTATCAAGAACAATATTgtaaggcagaatagagaggttTCCTCTTACCTGTGTGCTGGATGGTCGTTATTGCCTGAGCATTACACTGCAGCTGTAACATGTGTCTCAGCATGGCCACTCCCCAAACATTCAGCTCTGCACACAACACAGGAGTCTCTGCAGCTTTCAGTTTAGTTGGTTTCAGATCTGTTGTGAAGGCCTGCAAACCGGCTGCTTCGAGCTGCCTGCACAGTGCAGAAACACTTAGAGCACAGAGGAATTTGTGCTCAGGGCTATGGTTTTCAGTATGGGGTAAAAGGTGGAAGACGGCATTATAATTCCTTTCATATTTCCCATTAATATCACATCCAGGAATTGGGGTCTCAACTGctttatcctttttttccccctctcctctcAGGTCATATTTGAGTATTTGTGCTGGATCCTCGCTTTCAGGTAAGCAGATGCCCTGGTTACTCATCTCACCACAGAGTGTCTTTATGACTTTGCCAACATCCTCAAACCTAGCTAAGAGAGCCGACCTCAGGGCAACATGACAAAACACGCCCAGTGTGAGAAGCAGAGCCCCCAGAGAACACTCCACACCATGGTAGCGATCCCAGGCCTGCTGCATACACTCCTGGCTGCAATACTTGGCATAGCTGCAGCCATCACAGGGAACCGGGGCCAGAGTGCGCCTCAGACATCGGTGGCAGTGAAGGTCCCCATTGGTCACTTGGATGTCCCACTTGCTCTCCAGGCCATGACGTCGCGGTGGCATTTCTCCTGGGTTAAGGACACTCACAAAAGCATCCTCTTTCACCAGAAGCTCTCCTGGGAGGATATCTTTTGTGGCAACCAGACAGCGGCCTTTTAAAGGGTCTCTATGTAAGCTGACAGAGGACGAGGCACTGGGAATTTGTTCATTCTCTTCCCTGAGGGCCACGGCCTCAAAGGTTTTGGTTAGAGCCTCTGGGAAGACTTCTGGGAGATTCTCCTTTTCGtgtactttcactttcacacgaCAGAGGGTTCTCTGCAGAATCTGAAATTGGGAAGCTGAGAGGGTTGGCTTGGCAGCAAAGTTACTTTCAAGATCACTGATGGTCTGGCTTGCCtcctgtggtctccccagggtcaCCAGACACTCTGCCTTACGCAACAGCAGCTTGGGTTGCAATCTTTCTGGATACCCGTGCGTCTGCGCTCTGACGATGTCTTTAAGGCATGTCTAAAAACAGAAAGGAGATTCCCAAATGACCGTCCGTCCCTACTCTAAAATATTCACTTGGAAGTCTTAACAAAAATCCTTCACTCTACAAGTGAGTGAAGGATTATTAAAAATAGAGCAACTACAACCATGTGCTTATTTCTTTAGATCATATTGTACTGTGATCTTTTAGTTTAGTGATTAGAAATACATGGTGAAGGTATTATGTTTAACTGTCATTAACTATTTTTGATTCTAAGGAAAAAAGTTTAACAGATAGAAGGGGCATATTATGGTGATTAAGAGGGCATCTCAGTACAGACTCTGCCTCTTACTAGTTGTATGACCTTGTGCAGTGAATTAGTTTCTCAGTGTTTAAGTTTTCACATCggaaaaaatgggaataatacctCACAGGATAGAAGTAAAGACGAAAACAAGGTAATATACCTGAAGTGTTAAAAAGGTGCCTGGAAGACAGTATGTGCTTAATATATGGGAATCATTATTGTAAGAAGTAATAATACAGGGAAGATATAAAGGGCTGAACGCTTCACAAGGTCTTCCCATCGCTGTCTTCAGTAGCCCAGGCTTTTCTTGCCGGGGGACTGGAGCTAGATTCTTGCTCTTCTCTTTTGGACCAAAGGGCTTAAGTGTGAACTTGTGATTACTCACACAGTTCtttccccacccccgccacttTTTTATTttcggttgtgctgggtcttcgtggctgctcgggtttttctctagttgtggagaataggggctactctctagttgcagtgtgcggcctcctcattgaggtggcttctcttgttgtggggcacgAGCTCTAGGGCTCAGGCTCAATAGTCGTGGAGCACGGACTTAgttgttgctctgcagcatgtgggatcttccctgaccagggatcaaacctgcaactcctgagttggcagacagattctttaccactgagccacccggaagACCTACAGGGATATTCTTAAACCCactcatctatttatttaaaaaaataacccaaaCAAATAAATAGTTTGCAAACACTTAGAGCCTAAAGCATTATTAGCAATGGCTGTGTATGTCACAACTGATCTTAACAGCTGAGCACTGCTGACCCACTGGATAGAGTCCACGGCCCTGGGGAACGTGCATGTCTCCTTCCTGCCAACCAACACCACCCTACATAATAACCTGTGACAAGTGAAGTGAACGACGAGAAAGAACAAGTTCGGGAGGATATCCATTTGGTTCCGATTCAACCAGTTGCACAGGGCCCAATTTTAGTGTTCTGAGGTAGAAGCAAGGATGAAGGTCTAGTCCCCCCGGAAACCCCCTGCAGATCCTCTCCAATCACACCAGGCATTCTGATACTCACTTCATACTGACCCAGGTGGAAGAGGGCTGCAGAGCGATTGGCATAACACAGTGATATGTCCGTAGAGTTGGGCCCCGAATGCGATACTCCCTGAAGAACAATGAACCGGTTACAGGTATATACATGGAAACTAGCAtcttcagagttttttttttttttcagataatagGGGCTCTGCTACAAAAGACTGTATGCAATTGGGAAAGTTACTGGATCTCTTTGTGCTTcatctgcttcatttttttttttttttcatctgcttCATTTTTAAGTACCTTAGAGCAGAGCTGAGAAGATTAGGTAAGGAAATAAACATGTGAAGCATTTTGAAGACAGCAGCTTCAGACACAGTGTCGGCCACAAGACAACACTCAAGGTAAATGAAAACTGAGGAGTATAACCTGGCACATGATGAAGTGTGAGGGGAGCAAATAGAAATTCACACAAGAAGAAACACTAATGATATGTGGGAAACAATTCATAGATAGTCAAATACATGAACATGAAAGCAGATAAAGGCTACTTTCTTCTACTACCAAATTGACAAGGAATAATCATAAAGGTGGCATCTCCAATAACTAGAGAAAAGACTGGGATTATTCAATGAAAGTACTGGGACAAGCAGCCACTGAGGAAAAATAAAGTTGGTTCTCAACAGATGATAAAACTTTCATTAGGATAAATTCCCAATGGATCAAAACCTTAATGTAAAAACTGAAACTGTTAAGAGCACTAGAAGAAACTACATGAATGGTCCAAAGTGATGTTAGAGTGAGAAATACCTTTCTAATTATGACGCAAAAACCCGAAGTCATAAAAGGTTAATAAATGTGGCcacataaacataaaaaatttcTTTGGAGCAAAAACCAATAACAATATTAAAAGACAAACactgaactggaaaaaaatatttgcaactcctATTATAGGCAAAGGGCTCATTTCTTTATGAACAGGCCTACAGATCAATAAGATGACAAGCAATAATTTAGtaggaaaataagcaaataataggAACAATTCTCAAGGGAAATATAAACGGCccttaaacaaatgaaaaatgctcaacctcATTCATAATcagcaaaatgcaaattaaaactctgCTGAGATGCTATTTTTTACTTATCAGATCggcaaagaaaagtaaaattgatAGGATACTCTGCTGGCATAGAAATGAGATACACTTTTTCtgcattgctagtgggaatgtaaactagttgCACGATTACTGAGGCAATTCAGCAATATATATATCTCTTAATACATACGTGCTGAGGCTTTCCAGttggttagtggtaaagaatccacctgctgacgcaggggacacaagagacacaggtttgacccgtgggttggagatcccctggagcaggagatggcaacccactccagtattcttgcctggaaaattccatgggcagaggagactagtgggctacagtccaaggggccacaaaggctcagacacgactgagcatatacactatatttatatatatatatatctgtatctccactgacccagcaattcctctcCTAGGGATTTATCCTAAAGATATAATCTCTTATTCTACACATATATGCAAAATAACATACATGAAAGGCTTCTCATCACAGAATTGTTTGAAGTAACAAAACATAGGAAACAAATATCGATCTAGAAGACACTAACAAATTAACattacatccatacaatggaagaGAAGTGGAAAAAGTGCAGTGCTTAACAGTAGAATGTTATTTACATAAAAAGAGTGTATGTGTGCAGGGGTGGCagattatttgtatttatttatatttggtgaGGTACCTCTGGAAAAATACCTTTTAACAGCATCAGTGTTATTAGCTTCTGGGGATGGAAACGAGGTGGCTGGGGAACAGAGGAAGCAGACGGCACTGTATATTCTTGCACCTTTAAAATTCTAACTATGTAAGCACATTTCCTATGCCAGAATAAATAGACAAAATAACGATAATAATACCATAATAATCAGTATTGCTTAGGATATAGAGAAATGAACATCCCATGCTCTGGTGGAAGGGGAGTAACTAGCTTTTTCCTGGAGAAAGATTTAGCATCAAGTGCCAaaggcctaaaaaaaaaaaaatcatattcaaTTGACCCAGCAATTGCCCTTCAAGGAATTTATCCTGAGGAAATAATCAGGTGTGTACAAATATTTACATAGAAAGATGTTCCTTGCAGCTTTATGATACCAAACAATCTGCCAACATTAGGAAATGTTAAATCAAGTATAGTTCTCTGTAATGGAACACTAAGCCAGCCGTAAAAAATCATGTTCTAGCGGAAAATTTAATAACATGAGAAAACGGTCACAATAAAttgttgaggggaaaaaaagcaggttACAAAACAGTAAGTACAGCATTATCGCAATTTTGtacaagaaaaacatattttcagaGGAAAAAGAGGCTGGCTGGATGTAAGCAAAAATGTTAGCAGTGCTTTTCACTGGttatgggatttttttcttactgtttatgcttctctatattttccaagtaaacatatattacatttacaatcagacaaaaacaacaaatattatttcaaaaaaggaagaaaatagcaacTCTATGAGAAAACGGCAAAGTACCAAATCACCAAAATACTAGCTTCATGAAATAGGAATGCTCATCTCCCTCTGCATTCAGAGCAAATCTTAATTTTTTgtctgattttactttttttagtttattttccttGAACAACTTCCCTGTGACCACATTTATGACACGCATGCATGCAGCTGAAGAAAGATTAGCTCTGAAAAAGAACTATTAAGGCATTTATCAGTGATCATTACATCTAGTGGGTTTTAGTTCTTGGCAATCACTAACATGTTACTCAGATAAATACTTTCTTGTAGCATCACAAAGCAGAGCTTTTATCAATTTTAGAAGATACTGTTGTTAGTCTGATAGTTGGAAAACTAATTCGAAACTTTAAGCATAGGTCTGTTTAAGATGCAGAGTAGGGGGTACCCACTTCAAATgcactggcttccctgatagctcagttggtaaagaatctgcctgcaatgcaagagactccggTTCCATTCCAGGgtcggaaagatccgctggaaaagggataggctacccactccagtattctggctggagaattccatggactgtatagtccacggggtcgtgaagagttggacacgacagagtgactttcactttcacttcaactgCACACTCACTCTTTCAATAGACAAGGTTCACAGACCTGGTTCAAGGGATTGATACATTCTTGCTTTAAACCCATGTTTATCTCTAAAAAATTATGGAAGGAAGTCTCTCAGGAATCTTTTTCCAGTTCCTACTCTGGaagccttctcatactgttcatgaggttctcatgaaCAgtagatcaaaacaaactggaaaattcttcaagagatgggaataccagaccacctgacctgcctcctgagaaatctgtatgcaggtcaagaagcaacagttagaaccggacatggaacaacagactgactcCAAACTGGGAAGGGAGtacgtcaccctgcttattaacttatatgcagactacatcattcgaaatgccaggctggatgaagcacaagctggaatcaagattgcggggagaaatatcagtaacctcagatacacagacgacaccacccttatggctgaaagcaaagaactaaagagcctcttgatgaaagtgaatgaggagagtgaaaagctggcttaaaactcaatattcagaaaactaagatcatggcatctggtcccatcacttcacagcaaatagatggggaaacaatgaaaatagtgagagactttatttttttggcttcaaaattactgcagatggtgactgcagctgtgaaattaaaagacgattgctccttggaagaaaagctatgaccaacctagacagcatattaaaaatcagagactttgccaacaaaggtctgtctagttaaagctatggtttttccagtagtcatgtatggatgggagagttggaccataaagaaagctgagcgctgaagaattgatgcttttgaactgtggtgttggagaagactcttgagagtccactggactgtgaggagatcaaaccagtcaatcctaaaggaaatcagtcctgaatattcattggaaggactgatgttgaagccgaaactccaatacattggccacctgatgcaaagaactgactccttggaaaaaaccttgatgctggctaagattgaaggcaggaggagaaggggacaatagaggatgagatggttggatggcatcgctgacttgatggacatgagtttgagcaagctctgggagttggtgatggacagtgaagcctggcgtgctgcagtccatggggtcgcaaacagtcggacatgactgagcgactgaactgaaccttaatcTAAGTCACATTGGCTATAAGCTAACCTGGTGGCTAGCCCCCAAATCCAATTTCTCTCTAAACTGGGACTATCACACACTAACAGCCTCATCAGTAATTCGGACAAAAAAGGCACACAATTCAGTGAGAGCTGACAGACACCAGTG includes:
- the SMYD4 gene encoding SET and MYND domain-containing protein 4 isoform X1 encodes the protein MDLPVDEWKSYILQKWSLLPKSIQVTISTAKTLNDLFLHSSPLLQPEDEMFLKRLSGGYLVGKDPDASLFYREKGNKKFQEKDYMGATVLYSKGVSHSGPNSTDISLCYANRSAALFHLGQYETCLKDIVRAQTHGYPERLQPKLLLRKAECLVTLGRPQEASQTISDLESNFAAKPTLSASQFQILQRTLCRVKVKVHEKENLPEVFPEALTKTFEAVALREENEQIPSASSSVSLHRDPLKGRCLVATKDILPGELLVKEDAFVSVLNPGEMPPRRHGLESKWDIQVTNGDLHCHRCLRRTLAPVPCDGCSYAKYCSQECMQQAWDRYHGVECSLGALLLTLGVFCHVALRSALLARFEDVGKVIKTLCGEMSNQGICLPESEDPAQILKYDLRGEGEKKDKAVETPIPGCDINGKYERNYNAVFHLLPHTENHSPEHKFLCALSVSALCRQLEAAGLQAFTTDLKPTKLKAAETPVLCAELNVWGVAMLRHMLQLQCNAQAITTIQHTGSKENLITDTQQVRLATALFPVVSLLNHSCSPNTSVSFIGTIATIRASQLIRRGQEIFHCYGPHESRMGVAERRQKLRSQYFFDCDCPPCERERQRPSAGPGREAFRCHRCRALLQGDDVLSCGGPACMESVSRDLLVSRLQDLQRQVGAAQKRLRDGRLELAIQLLLGCQSDAESFLSADHSVVGEIEDTLAQAYAALGDWEKSATHLQESLRVVEVHHGPSSVEMGHELFKLAQVFFNGCAIPEALNTIQKAEKVLLVHYGPWNDEIQELQKMKSCLLDLLPIPEGPQE
- the SMYD4 gene encoding SET and MYND domain-containing protein 4 isoform X2: MDLPVDEWKSYILQKWSLLPKSIQVTISTAKTLNDLFLHSSPLLQPEDEMFLKRLSGGYLVGKDPDASLFYREKGNKKFQEKDYMGATVLYSKGVSHSGPNSTDISLCYANRSAALFHLGQYETCLKDIVRAQTHGYPERLQPKLLLRKAECLVTLGRPQEASQTISDLESNFAAKPTLSASQFQILQRTLCRVKVKVHEKENLPEVFPEALTKTFEAVALREENEQIPSASSSVSLHRDPLKGRCLVATKDILPGELLVKEDAFVSVLNPGEMPPRRHGLESKWDIQVTNGDLHCHRCLRRTLAPVPCDGCSYAKYCSQECMQQAWDRYHGVECSLGALLLTLGVFCHVALRSALLARFEDVGKVIKTLCGEMSNQGICLPESEDPAQILKYDLRGEGEKKDKAVETPIPGCDINGKYERNYNAVFHLLPHTENHSPEHKFLCALSVSALCRQLEAAGLQAFTTDLKPTKLKAAETPVLCAELNVWGVAMLRHMLQLQCNAQAITTIQHTGSKENLITDTQQVRLATALFPVVSLLNHSCSPNTSVSFIGTIATIRASQLIRRGQEIFHCYGPHESRMGVAERRQKLRSQYFFDCDCPPCERERQRPSAGPGREAFRCHRCRALLQSSPFSCCWGVRVMPRASCLRTTAWWEKSRTPWPRPMLP